The genomic segment atcagTAGATTAGCAAAACGAAGCATCGATCACACTGCCTTTTTTTTCAGCGCCAAGCATTCAACATCCTGCCCATTTCAAAACACACGAAAGCATCAACACAAGCATACTCGACTTGATCATAAGTCAGCCGCCGGTTATCCCATCGACTCAGGGTCACCCACCTCGGCTTGTCCACCTCTTTGCCCAGTACAAGACTAGCCAAATCCTTAAGCCCCTTACACTTCAAGTCCCTATTACCAAACTCATCCGCCGCCAAATCCCTCAAATCCACTGCCTTAACATAGCTCCGAAGCCCATAATCTTGTTCAAGCTTTTCCAAGTCAGATTCGATACCGACTCCCACGAAAGTATAGTTAGAGTTTGAGAGAAACCCGGTGAGAGAAAAGGGGATACCCTGGGAGTGAATGATTTGGTAGATGAGACATCTACGGCCAACGCATAGTTGTAGGATGGCTATTGGGTTTGGGGAGCGGCTGAAGGGGGGGCGCCACTCGACGTCGAGTCCGACAATAAGGTGGTGGAGGCGGTGGCGATGGATTGACTCCACTTCAGAGATCCATTCTGATACGGCGTCGCAGTCGTCGGTGACAGTGGTGTAGATAGAGTCACCGTAGAAATCAACGTTGAAGTTGGTGGTATGGGTCTCATTGGGAAATTCGACTTGGTGAATCATAGTTTCTACACtttgcgtgtgtgtgtgttttttctTTGCGGGGTTTAAACAGTGACGTGGGCGTCACCAGGCGACTGAAATTCGTACTGGATATACTTGGCAAAtgcgataaaataatttttatcaaCTTATCTGTTAAATTTTTAGAtttgatatattaattattcaaaaaaaaatttattcattatctttaatttcttttattttttattttattttatcagaATGCTGAAGAATAAAATTGTTGATAGGTTAATACCAAATATATAAATTTGCCATTAAAATGTGTCAAcaattaaatcaaattaatcgaaaaattaaaatttaccatGTCAAGATTTGTTACGgagtataaaaaatattttctttttttattttttatgatgatgataataataaGGTCATCTCGAACTCAAAACTCTATTTTAAAgcaactttattttaaaatagtgtaATTTTtgcatcaaatacaatatttatCTGTAACACATCTACTTCAAATCATactctaaaaaaaatattttcaaaatattctttttatttgatttattaaatttattttattttttgaaccgAATGTGGACATTCTTCAACCCatctatttgatttattttaatttttatatttaaatatctaattattaacataatataataaatattatattattatttaaatgatatttataatctttaatataaatatttataataaataaaaacaaaaataaaattaaaaaaaataaagagctCTGCGCCAATCTAGATTCCCTTGTATAAGGATACAAATCTTTTTCTACTGTGACGCAACTAATCAAATACGCACGGCACGTATGTGGTATATTGTGTGACatt from the Primulina tabacum isolate GXHZ01 chromosome 16, ASM2559414v2, whole genome shotgun sequence genome contains:
- the LOC142529802 gene encoding 3'-5' exonuclease-like; amino-acid sequence: MIHQVEFPNETHTTNFNVDFYGDSIYTTVTDDCDAVSEWISEVESIHRHRLHHLIVGLDVEWRPPFSRSPNPIAILQLCVGRRCLIYQIIHSQGIPFSLTGFLSNSNYTFVGVGIESDLEKLEQDYGLRSYVKAVDLRDLAADEFGNRDLKCKGLKDLASLVLGKEVDKPRWVTLSRWDNRRLTYDQVEYACVDAFVCFEMGRMLNAWR